The Bremerella cremea sequence CACTCCCACTTCAGTCCCGGCGATTTTAGCCGTGTAACCGCTGATAAAGTGATACATGGCCTGAGCCGGAGTCAGCTTGCTAACTGGAGGCAGCACCCCAAAAGCATCGCAGGTCAGGAAAATCACATCGCTAGGATGCCCCGCCACACAAGGGATCTTGGCGTTGCGAATGAACTCGATCGGGTACGCACCGCGCGTGTTCTGGGTGATGCTGGTATCGTGAAAATTGACGTGGTGATCTTCTTGGTCGTAGACCACGTTTTCCAGCACGGCCCCAAATCGCAGAGCCTGGAAGATTTCTGGCTCGTTGTCTGGCGTCAGATCGATTGCTTTGGCGTAGCAGCCCCCTTCGATGTTGAAAATCCCGTCATCGCTCCAGCAATGTTCGTCGTCGCCGATCAACAATCGCTTGGGATCCGCCGAAAGGGTTGTTTTTCCGGTGCCTGACAGGCCGAACAAGATGCTGCTCCGGTCCGAATCGGGGGCACAAGTCGCACTACAATGCATCGACAGAACATTCTGCTTCGGCATGTAGTAGTTCATCATGGTGAAGACGCCCTTCTTCATTTCCCCGGCGTACTCCGTTCCCAGAATCACCATCTCTCGGTCTTCCAGATTCACATCGACGCTGGTTTTCGAGGTCATACCAGGCGTATGACGATTGGCAGGGAAGCGGCCGGCGTTGTAGATCACCACGTCCGGTTCGCCAAACGATTCTAGCTCGACTGGGGTAGGCCGAATCAACATGGTGTACATGAACAACGCATGGTACGGTCGCGAGCAGATCACCCGAATCTTCAACCGATATTTCGGATCCCAACCGGCGTACGCATCGACGACGTACAGCTTTTTACGGGTATTTAGGTAATCTTTGGCCCGCTCTAGGTTGATTCGAAAGACATGGTCTTCGATCGGAATGTTGATCGGTCCCCACCAAATGTCGTCTTTCGAACTGTCGCATTCGACCACGCGTTTGTCTTTAGGCGAACGTCCTGTTTTCTCGCCACTGTAGGCAATTAACGCCCCGGTATCGGCGATGGCTGCGTCTTCTTCGTCCCGGATTGCTTCCTCGTATAGCACGCAAGGAGGCATATTCCGACGAACATCTTCAACTTCGATACCCAATCCTTTTAGATCGATCTTGCTCATGGCTGCCACCTCGTCGCAGGTTTGAATTTGAACACAGTAGGGGGTGTCTTTCCGCCATTCTACTCCTATAAAAAAAACGACGCGACCCGTACATTGCGCATAAAAATGCACCATCTGAACAGATCAGAAGGCGCATTAAAGTTCTTAAATTATTGTATGAGTTTTCGTGTTACGAAATGATCTCGCGAATCGGTTCGACATGCTCGACACCGACTAGTTTCTGATCAAGCCCGCTATAGAAGTAACTCAAAGCGTTCGGATCGAGCCCCAACTGATGCAGCATGGTGGCGTGCAAGCGTTTCACATGCAGCGGGTTCTCGACGGCTTCCGCCCCCAGTTCATCCGTGGCACCATACGAAACACCACCCTTGATGCCACCACCGGCCATCCACATGGTGAAACCGTACGAGTTGTGATCGCGACCGGTTCCCTTTTCGTATTCAGCGGTGGGCTGACGTCCGAACTCGCCCCCCCAGACAATCAACGTATCGTCCAGCATTCCTTTGCGTTTTAGGTCTTGAATAAGCCCAGCAATCGGTTTGTCGGTACGACCGGCGTGGTAGTTGTGGTTCTTTTCCAGGTCGCCGTGGGCATCCCAGTTGGCATCGTTGTGGTGCCCGCCAGAGTAAAGCTGTACGAACCGCACGCCTCGTTCGACCAATCGACGTGCCAATAAGCAGCGACGCCCAAACTCTTCGGTTTGCGGGTTATCGATACCGTACAACGCTTTGGTCTCTTCCGTTTCGGTCGCTAAATCGACCGCCTCAGGAGCGTGTTCCTGCATGCGGTAGGCAAGCTCGTAACTGTGAATGCGAGCCGACAGTTCACTATTGTCGTTGCGCGATGCGAAGTGCTCTTGGTTGGCAGCCTTCATTGCGTCCAGCAAGCGACGTTGCGCTTCGCGGGTCATTCCATCAGGGGCGGCCAAATCGATGATCGGGGCTCCCTTGCTGCGGAAGATGGTCCCCTGATAGTTGGCCGGCATAAATCCGCACGTCCAGTTCTTCGCCCCGCTGATCGGACCACCGGTCGGATCGAGCATTACGACATAGCCGGGCAGGTTCTGATTTACCGTCCCTAGGCCGTAAGTCACCCAAGATCCAATCGTCGGAAAACCGCTCAGAATCCGGCCTGAGTTCATCATCAGCATGGCCGAACCATGAATGGGAGAATCGGCCTGGCACGACTTCAAAAAGGCGATGTCGTCGACGCAAGTCGCCAAATGAGGGAACAGTTCCGAGACCCACTGCCCTGACTGGCCGTACTGCTTAAAGTTCCACTTCGGCCCCACGACACGGCCTTCGTTCTTCTCGCCGCCACGTCCCTTGGTTTTCACCGGAACCGTTTTACCATCCAAACCGTACAATTTCGGCTTGTAGTCGAACGTATCGACATGGCTGGGGCCGCCGTACATGAACAGGAAGATGACGTTCTTCGCTTTCCCCTGGAACATCGGCTGCTTCGCGGCCAAGGGGTTATCGAAGCTGGAAACGCCGTCGGCAGCGACCGCTTGTTTGCCCAAAAACCCATCTTGCGCCAGCATGTAGGTCAGCGCGAGCCCGGGAAACTTCGCGCCGGCATCCCACAGAAACTCGCGCCGTGTGCGCCCACAATACGTTGGCTTAGGCTGCTTTGAGTCGGACATCTCTACCTTCCTTCCGTTATCAATTCTTTCACTGAGCAAAACCCGACAATTGAAAAGGCAATTGCCGCGTCTAGTCCAGGAAGAAAAATTCGTTCAAGTTGATCAACATCAGGCAATACAAATCGAATGCCTGTTTGTCGTCCAATCCATGGTCTTGCTTAAGATCGTTGACCAACGATACGGCGATCTTCACATCGCTTTCGTTAGCCTCTCTGGCCAAAGCAAATTGAACCGCTTGCCGTACCTGATCTTCAAGCTCGGTAGCGCCCGCATCGCGAACACGTTTTGCGAGCTCTTCTGCTTGCTGATTGGCAAACGCCCCGTTCATCATTCCCAAAGCCTGGGCGGGCTGCGTTGTGACAAAACGTTCTTCGCAGGCCGAGTCGGTCTCGGGGAAGTCAAAAGCGGACAAAATCGGCGTCAACAACGACCGCTTAACGTGAATGTAAACCGCGCGACGGGCTTGCTCTTCATACGAAGAATTCCCCCAGCCATCCCCTGGCTTCGATTGCCCGGCCATGACTTCGTCGGAAATCTTCGGATAGAAACCGTGCCCAAACATCTTTTCGTTCAACCGACCATTCACGGCCAAGATCGAATCGCGCACTTCTTCCGACGTCAAACGCCGCGAATTGAAACGCCACATCAAATCGTTGCCTGGGTCTTCCGCCAAGCCCTTCTCTTGCCCAGCCGAAGACATTTGGTACGTGGCCGAGGTCATCATTAACCGCTGTAAATGTTTGACGTCCCAGCCACTGTCGATGAACTCGTTGGCCAACCAATCGAGCAGTTCCGGATGTGTAGGTGGTGTTCCTAGCTGACCGAAGTTGCTGGAAGTACGAACGATCCCGCGTCCGAACTGGAATTGCCAAATCCGGTTTACCATCACGCGGGCTGTCATGAGGTTGTCTTTCGAGGCAATCCATTTAGCCAGAACTAACCGACGCCCCGATGTTTCTTGATCTTCCGCAGGAGTCGGAATAATAGGCTTCGCCGCATTGAAAAACTGGGGAAAGCCTGGCTCCACCACCTCGCCAGGAACATGCGGATTGCCCCGCATCATAATGTTGGTCTCATCCGGGACTTTGTCGCTTCGGTTGATCGCCATGGCGAACTCGCGGGCCGGGAGGTATTTCTCGCGGTCTTTAATCCCCGCCCACTCTCGCTTCAAAGCGTCGTATTCCGAGGCATCGTTGGGGACCAGGTCGGCAATACGCCCATCCATCTTCTCGCGTCGGCGCTCGGGATTGCGTTCCTTGCGGACTTCCTTACGTTCCTCTTCGGGCAATTTTTCGATCGCCCCTGCGACGATCTCGTTCAGGCGATTCTCGACGGCCTGCGACTCTCTTTGATAGTTTTCGTGCGCCGAAATCACCTCAGGCGAAGAGATTTCGCGTTGGCTATAGGAAACATCCCCTCGCGTGCCGTACGGTTTCATGCCGCGGAAGAACGAAAGGAACTCGTAGTAATTGGCCTGGGTAATCGGGTCGATTTTGTGGTCGTGGCAACGGGCACAATTGACCGTGATCCCCAGAAAGGTCTTCCCGGTCGTGGCGATAAGATCGTCGTACTGATCGTAAACGTGCAGCAGCGGGTCAGCCGGTTCGTCATCCCATACCCCCAAGCGATAGTAGCCGGTGGCGATGATCGATTCTGGCGTTGGCTTCTCGATTTCATCCCCGGCAAGCTGCTCGACAATGAATTGATCGTACGGTTTGTTCTCGTTGAACGAGCGAATCACGTAGTCGCGATACTTCCACGCGTTGGGCTTCACACCGTCCCGTTCGTAACTGTTGGTCTCGGCAAAACGGACCAGATCGAGCCAATGCCGTCCCCACTTCTCGCCGTAATGCTCGGAAGCCAACATCTTATCGACAAGTTTTCCCCAAGCATCCGGAGAGTCGTCCGCCTCAAACGCTTCAATCTCTTCCTTGGTGGGGGGCAGCCCGGTTAGGTTGTAATAAGCCCGCCGAATCAGCGTTCTCTTCGATGCTCGTGGGTTTGGCTGAAGCCCGTTTTCTTCCAGGCGTTCTAGAATGAAGTTGTCGATATCATTCTTGACCCAATCCTTCTGCTTCACTTCCGGGGGCTGAGGATCGGTCAGTGGCTCGAACGCCCAATGCCCTTGATATTTGGCCCCTTCCCTAATCCATGTTTTCAGCGTTTCGATATCCTCTGGACTTACCCCCTCGCCTTCGGGGGGCATTCTTTCCGACTCGTCGTGCGCTTGGATGCGGCGAATGAGTTCGCTTTCTTCCGGTTTGCCGGGAACAATCGCAATTTCCCCCGAGTCCGCCTCGGCGATGGCCGTTTCTCGCTCGTCCAGGCGCAAGCTACCTTCCTGTTCCGCCGGACCATGGCAAGAAAAACACTTCTTGGCCAAGATTTGCTTCACATCACGATTGAACTTAACCGTCGGTTCCGACTCGTCCTGAGCTCGAACAGTCTCAACTAACGCCAACGCAACGAGACCGGCGCAGACGAGAAGAAGAGACCGCTTTGCGACAGATAAATAGAACATAGACAATAACTTACGGCAGGAAGTTAAGAGGCGGGCCCGTCCTTTGGAAATCGCTTTTCCCAAAGGCTTCACATGGTTTACGAAAAGGTTTCGTGCATCATTACTTTTATTTTTGTGCTCAAACCCGAGGGAATCAATGAGATTTCCCAAAAACCTTTTGAGAGCCTTTTCTGATTCGCTCATGTCGTCCGGTTGTTTATCGCTAGCAATCTCATTATCTCACGCCCATGAAGTATTTTCCCACCCTTTTTCTTGCTCCTAAGCTGCAAAATGACTCGAAAAGAATTTCTGGAAAAAAATCAGCCACCGTTTGACATGTGATTGCTTTTGAGAATCGTTTCGTTTCATAATGGGGATTCCTTCCTGCAACCATCCTCATCCTGTCCTGAGTCCCTTTTCCATGCAACGTCGTCGAGTCATGCTCATTGTTGAGACTTCGCTCGTCTATGGACGCGAAGTTCTCCGTGGAATCAATCGCTATGTGGTGGCTAACGAACCTTGGTCGATGTTTGTCGACCTCCGCGAACTAGCCTATCGCCCCCCAGCCTGGCTAGAAAATTGGGATGGCGATGGCATCATCACCCGCAGCACGACCCCCAGCCTAGCCGAGCAGTTGAAAGCCTGGAACATTCCCACCGTCGACTTGACCGACATCTATGGGGATCAAGGACTCCCCCATATTGGTACCGACCACGAAGCGGTCGGCCGGATGGGAGCTGCTCATCTGCTGGAACGCGGATTCCGCTACTTTGCTTTTTGCGGCTTCAGTGGTCATAACTGGTCGACCCGCCGCTACCAAGGTTTTAAGGAAGCGATCGAGAAATCAGGCAGCCCGGTCGAACTGCTGGAAGGCCCCTGGGATTCTTCTTCCGCGCTGACCTGGGAGCAGCAACAAGCGCAACTTTGCGACTGGCTGCGCGAACTCCCTCGCCCGATCGGGATCATGGCCTGTAACGACATGCGTGGTCAGCACGTGCTCGATGCTTGCCGTCGGATCAATCAAGCGGTGCCGGAAGAAGTGGCCGTGGTTGGTGTCGACAACGACGAACTTGTTTGCGAACTGTGCGACCCGCCTCTTTCCAGCGTGATGCCTAACCCCCAGCGGATCGGCTTTGAAGCGGCTGCCCTGCTCGATCGCTTGATGAAAGGGGAACAGCCCACGCAAATGAGCAAATTGGTCGAGCCGCTGGGGATCGTCACCCGGCAGTCAACCGACGTACTGGCGATCGAAGACCCGCTGGTTGCCTCGGCGGTGAAATATATCCGTCAGCATGCCTGCGACGGGATTTCGGTAGTCGATGTCCTGCAACACGTACCGGTCTCGCGCAGCATCCTTGAACGTCGCTTCCGCAAATTCATCGGACGCAGCCCGCAATCGGAAATTCGCAACGTGCAACTGAAACGCGTGAAACAACTCCTCCGCGAAACCGACCTCCCCCTCGAACGCATCGCCGGCCTCTCTGGCTACGACCACCCTGAATACATGAGCGTCGTCTTCAAACGCGAACTTGGCCAAACCCCAGGCCAGTACCGCACCCAAAACGTCAAGGGAGCCTCGCGCCGGTTCCGGTAGGAATTGAGAGCAGGCAAACAATAAGAAAGTCTATTCTGATGAAAGAGCACTCGCTCTTCCGGAGCATACGTTTGTTCGCAGTATTCGCTTCGATCTTGTTTTGTGGCGTATCCTGTTCGCAGGAAGAACGTGTCTCGCTAGAGTCAACTCAGCTTGGGCCGGTTGTGGTAGGTTCTCCTCGGTCTGGCGACCCCGTTTTTAAGTTTGATGCTCCTGATGGCTTTCAGTGGGTGGCCGAGCATGCGATGTGGTCTCACGACGACTTGCGCGTGAGTATTCGCCCAGCATTTTCACTTAAACCAGACTTTCCAGCTCTCGTCGCTGAGTTCACCGCCGAGAACCTCCGCGCCGAAAAGATGGAGTTGACCAGCAAAGAGCTTCGCGAGATTGAGGGACGCCCAACACTTTTGGTCCATGCGAAACGCCTCAATGCTCGCTATCCACAAGAAGTATGTGTGGTCGCCTTTGAAGCTGAATCTGGCTGCGCTCAGTTAACAGCAATTTATCCTGCCGATATTTCCCCGCAATGGAAATCGCAGCTTGAAGAGTCACTACTCCACTCGAACTACGGCCCTCTGTAATCTGAGATAGATTTCTGCGTCTGCAATCTCAACTCTTTCGGCAGCCAGAGGGTAGCAAACGCTAACTTGATTCCCGGGGAACGGTTTGGCGGAATCGTACGATTAATATCGCCCCAGCGGTTAGCCCCCCCAACGAGTCGATCAGCACGTCGGTCACGGTGCCATACCGATCGGGGACAAATGTTTGGTGCCATTCATCGGTGGCGGCATACGTTATCGCAACGAGCATCGCCAGCAGCACACTTCCCTGCCCTAGCTTCGGCCAACCTGCCCTCAGGCCCCAAGCCACAAAGAACGTCAGCAAGGCGAACTCGGTAAAGTGCCACCCTTTGACGATCGTGAACCACCAGATTCCCCAGAAGACTTTGAATTCTTCCATCCGGCTACCATCGACCACGCCCCAATCTTGCAGCATCGCGAAGAACTCGTGCGGGCGAATCACATAGCACGACGTAATAAAGATGGAACTAGCCCACAGCACTGCCATGGGCAGCCACCACCAACGGCGTGAACGTTGAGAATTCGCGGATAAGTCCGTTGTCGGGTCAGGCATAGTTGATTGATCTAGAGCTTAATGGGATTGTTCTAACTTGGTAGACGATTGCCTGCGTGATATCGATTTCTTTCCCTACAAAATTCGCTGGAATCAGCACGCGCTACTTAACCCAGGAAATAGATGCACCACGCGGACAAATCGATTACGATGAATCCCCTTCCTTCTTCCCCCTCTCCGCACGACCTTTCTTCTGAGACGATCTATGCAGAAACTTTTGTTTGCCGCCACGGCACTCGTTTTGTTCGCCTCCTCACCACTACTAGCCCAACAGAAAACTGGCGTCTGGGCGATCGAGCCTGATCCATCGCTACCGAATGTCTTGATCCTAGGCGATTCGATTTCCATCGGCTACACGCTGAAAGTCCGCCAAGCACTAGCAGGCAAAGCGAACGTCTTTCGTCCTCACACCGCCGACGGTACCAAGGCCGAAAACTGTTCTGGCACAACGAAAGGAGTCGAAGCAGTCGACCGCTGGCTGGGCGATCGTCAGTGGGACGTGATTCACTTCAACTGGGGCCTGCACGACTTGAAGCACGTCACCGAACCTGGCGGCAACAAGGTTTCCTCCAAGGCCAACGATCCACTGCAAGCCACCGTCGATCAGTACACGAAAAACCTTGAGCAAATTGTCCAGAAACTGGAAGCCACCGATGCCACGCTCATCTTCGCGACCACCACGCCGGTTCCACCAGGCACCAGCGGTGTGCTCCGCGAACCAGAATCGCCCCCTAAGTACAATGCTGCGGCGATTAAGATCATGAGAGATCACGACATTCAAGTGAACGACTTGTTCAGCTTCTGCCAAGATCGTCTGGACGAAATCCAGCGTCCTAAGAACGTTCACTTCACCGACCAAGGCTCGCAGGAACTCGCCGAACAGGTCACCGCCGTGATCGAGAAAGCTTTGCACGAAAAGAGCATGAAGTAACGTCCAGCCCTTAAAAAACAAGTGCCATGCTCTCGACTGCGCGAGCATGGCACGAATCGTTTGGTTTGCGGCCAGCCTGAAAACTACCGCGTGCGAAACTCTTTGACGGCCTCGACGGTAACTTCCGGGTAGTCGGTGGCGAACGACTCGACACCTAAGTCGAGCAGCCGCACGTAAGCCTTTTGATCTTGGCATTCCCACGGCAAAACCTGAAAGACAATCCCCTTCTCTTTCAGTTCCGCTCCGATTTGTTTCAGGAACTTCGTAGAGGGAGTGAACGGGTCGTCGCTGGCCAGGTCGCCGACGCGGACATGAATTTGCAAGTGGGTGATCCCCTCGAAGTCTGCAGCCCGCACCTCGGCCATCTTTTGCCTGAGCTTCTCTTCACTACCGCCATTCCACAGCAGCGTCAGCGAGCCAGGCACCCGCTTCGCCCACTCCTGAATCAAATTGTGATGCGTGGTGGTGTAGATGACCTGGGAAGTGACACCATACTTATCGATCAGCTTCACCAGTTGGCCCTGATCGGCCGTCTTGATGTCGAGGTACAAAAGCCGCTCAGGATGTCCTTGCATGGCGGCGAAAACCGATTCTAACGTAGGGACTTTCTGACCTTGGTATTGCTGCCCGCGAAACGAACCGACCTCCAAGGCCAGCACTTGATCGGTTGGTAGCTTTTCGACCGACGTTTTCTTTTCTGCGTCACTCACGTTGCTCACGACGCGGTTCAGGTTGGCATCGTGAAAGCAAACAATTTCCCCCTCGGCGGTCGTTCGCAAATCGGCTTCCGGCGTGACGCCGATGCTCCAGGTATATTCGAACGCTTCGAGCGTATTTTCAGGCATGGCAATGCCAGCCCCGCGATGGGCTTGAATGTGAAATGGCTTTTCTTCTGCCGAAACGAAAGAGGCTGCCATAACCATGAAGAACGCGCTAAGAAACCAACATCGCTGCAACATAACCGGCCTGACGAAAAAAGGAGGGGTGTGAAATCGGGAGCTTTCTTTTCTAGAGGGCGTCCAAGGCATCGTCAACGGGCGTTTGTATGAACTTTCGTGCTTGTGCCTCTCACATTGACTCTCGGTAATAATCCAAGGAAGATTAGGTCTCCCGCCTGATTTCTCCTTCCGCAAAGCAACTCCCATGATTTACGCACGTTGTCTGATCCTCCTGCTCGGTTTCGTTTTGTCGGCCAGCGCCGTGCAAGCCGATGGCCTGCCTGAGGTTTCTAGCAAGCCGCCAGTCCCCATCGATCACTTCCCCGATGCCCTGCATGCGGTGGTCTGGCGGAACTGGAGCTTGGTTCCAGCCGCGCGTTTGGCCGAAGTGCTGGCCACCACACCGGAAAACGTAACCGATATTGCCACTTCGATGGGGCTGCCAGCCGATCCGTACGTTTCTCCCCAGATGGCAACACGTGGCTACATTACCTTGGTGCGGCGGAACTGGCACTTGCTTCCTTACGATCAACTGCTGCAGCTTTTGCAGATCGACGAGGAAGAATTCGCCCATCGCCTCCGCGAAGATGACTTTCTGTTGATCAAGCTGGGCAACATGAAACCGAATTGCCCGCCGGTTCGTTATGCCGAACCGAGTTCGGCTGCTAAGGCTCGCGCCGCCGAGATCAAACAATTGGTCGAGCGAACGTTTGGCGATCAGTTGAAGCAGCCGCACGAACCACCATTTCAATTTATCGAAGAGCTAAGCCAAGTCGATCCCGCGTTTGAAAAGCTACCGCCTCCTCAGCACGATGCCGATCACCCCCGTTTCATCTATTCGTATTTTGCCATGTTTGGTGATCCCCTGAGCGATCCCACGCTCGATCCTTTCCCCGATGGGCTCTTGGCTCGCTTGCAACAGCGTGGGGTGAATGGGGTTTGGTTGCATGTGGTCTTACGCGACCTGGCCCCACCCACGGCAGACTTCCCCGAATTCGGAGAAGGGCATCGCGAGCGTCTGCAGAACTTGGCCAAGCTAGTCGAACGTGCCAAGAAGTATGGCATCGATGTTTATCTTTACATGAACGAACCACGGGCCATGCCAGAGTCGTTTTTTGATCGACGCCCCGAGATGAAAGGGGTCCCCGATCCTGGCTCGCCGGTTCCCTACTTTGCAATGTGTACCAGCCATCCGAAAGTGCGTGCCTGGGTTAGCGATAGCTTGGCGTACATTTTCGAGCGTGTGCCGAACCTGGGTGGCGTGTTCACCATTACTGCTTCCGAGAACCTAACCAACTGCAGTTCCAAGTTCACCCAAGCCGCATGTCCCCATTGTAAAGACCGTAGTCCGTCCGACATCTTGGTCGAGATCAACACGGCCATCGCCGACGGCGTGCATCGCTCGGCTCCAGCTGCTAAGGTGATCGCTTGGGACTGGGGTTGGGCTCGGCATGGCGATGCCAGTGAAACGGTTGCCAAGTTGCCCCCTTCGATTTGGTTGATGTCGGTAAGCGAATGGCAACTACCAATCGAACGAGGTGGGGTGAAAGCCGTGATCGGTGAGTATTCTATCTCTGCGGTCGGACCTGGCCCGCGTGCGACGAAGCATTGGCAAGTCGCCCAGGAAAATGGGCTGCACACGCTGGCCAAAGTTCAGTTCAATATCACTTGGGAAATCGCCGCTGTTCCCTACGTGCCGGTGATGAACCTAATCGCTCAGCACAACGCGAACCTAGCCGAAGCAAATCTCG is a genomic window containing:
- the pckA gene encoding phosphoenolpyruvate carboxykinase (ATP) translates to MSKIDLKGLGIEVEDVRRNMPPCVLYEEAIRDEEDAAIADTGALIAYSGEKTGRSPKDKRVVECDSSKDDIWWGPINIPIEDHVFRINLERAKDYLNTRKKLYVVDAYAGWDPKYRLKIRVICSRPYHALFMYTMLIRPTPVELESFGEPDVVIYNAGRFPANRHTPGMTSKTSVDVNLEDREMVILGTEYAGEMKKGVFTMMNYYMPKQNVLSMHCSATCAPDSDRSSILFGLSGTGKTTLSADPKRLLIGDDEHCWSDDGIFNIEGGCYAKAIDLTPDNEPEIFQALRFGAVLENVVYDQEDHHVNFHDTSITQNTRGAYPIEFIRNAKIPCVAGHPSDVIFLTCDAFGVLPPVSKLTPAQAMYHFISGYTAKIAGTEVGVTEPQATFSPCFGGPFLVWHPGKYAELLAEKLEKHKANVWLVNTGWTGGAYGEGARIKLKYTRAIVDAIHSGELADAPTEADPVFGFEVVTACPNVPDEILVPKQTWKDADGYHKTSAKLASLFTENFQKYVSGVSDAVREAGPVSNSATTG
- a CDS encoding DUF1501 domain-containing protein — its product is MSDSKQPKPTYCGRTRREFLWDAGAKFPGLALTYMLAQDGFLGKQAVAADGVSSFDNPLAAKQPMFQGKAKNVIFLFMYGGPSHVDTFDYKPKLYGLDGKTVPVKTKGRGGEKNEGRVVGPKWNFKQYGQSGQWVSELFPHLATCVDDIAFLKSCQADSPIHGSAMLMMNSGRILSGFPTIGSWVTYGLGTVNQNLPGYVVMLDPTGGPISGAKNWTCGFMPANYQGTIFRSKGAPIIDLAAPDGMTREAQRRLLDAMKAANQEHFASRNDNSELSARIHSYELAYRMQEHAPEAVDLATETEETKALYGIDNPQTEEFGRRCLLARRLVERGVRFVQLYSGGHHNDANWDAHGDLEKNHNYHAGRTDKPIAGLIQDLKRKGMLDDTLIVWGGEFGRQPTAEYEKGTGRDHNSYGFTMWMAGGGIKGGVSYGATDELGAEAVENPLHVKRLHATMLHQLGLDPNALSYFYSGLDQKLVGVEHVEPIREIIS
- a CDS encoding DUF1553 domain-containing protein; protein product: MFYLSVAKRSLLLVCAGLVALALVETVRAQDESEPTVKFNRDVKQILAKKCFSCHGPAEQEGSLRLDERETAIAEADSGEIAIVPGKPEESELIRRIQAHDESERMPPEGEGVSPEDIETLKTWIREGAKYQGHWAFEPLTDPQPPEVKQKDWVKNDIDNFILERLEENGLQPNPRASKRTLIRRAYYNLTGLPPTKEEIEAFEADDSPDAWGKLVDKMLASEHYGEKWGRHWLDLVRFAETNSYERDGVKPNAWKYRDYVIRSFNENKPYDQFIVEQLAGDEIEKPTPESIIATGYYRLGVWDDEPADPLLHVYDQYDDLIATTGKTFLGITVNCARCHDHKIDPITQANYYEFLSFFRGMKPYGTRGDVSYSQREISSPEVISAHENYQRESQAVENRLNEIVAGAIEKLPEEERKEVRKERNPERRREKMDGRIADLVPNDASEYDALKREWAGIKDREKYLPAREFAMAINRSDKVPDETNIMMRGNPHVPGEVVEPGFPQFFNAAKPIIPTPAEDQETSGRRLVLAKWIASKDNLMTARVMVNRIWQFQFGRGIVRTSSNFGQLGTPPTHPELLDWLANEFIDSGWDVKHLQRLMMTSATYQMSSAGQEKGLAEDPGNDLMWRFNSRRLTSEEVRDSILAVNGRLNEKMFGHGFYPKISDEVMAGQSKPGDGWGNSSYEEQARRAVYIHVKRSLLTPILSAFDFPETDSACEERFVTTQPAQALGMMNGAFANQQAEELAKRVRDAGATELEDQVRQAVQFALAREANESDVKIAVSLVNDLKQDHGLDDKQAFDLYCLMLINLNEFFFLD
- a CDS encoding XylR family transcriptional regulator, translating into MQRRRVMLIVETSLVYGREVLRGINRYVVANEPWSMFVDLRELAYRPPAWLENWDGDGIITRSTTPSLAEQLKAWNIPTVDLTDIYGDQGLPHIGTDHEAVGRMGAAHLLERGFRYFAFCGFSGHNWSTRRYQGFKEAIEKSGSPVELLEGPWDSSSALTWEQQQAQLCDWLRELPRPIGIMACNDMRGQHVLDACRRINQAVPEEVAVVGVDNDELVCELCDPPLSSVMPNPQRIGFEAAALLDRLMKGEQPTQMSKLVEPLGIVTRQSTDVLAIEDPLVASAVKYIRQHACDGISVVDVLQHVPVSRSILERRFRKFIGRSPQSEIRNVQLKRVKQLLRETDLPLERIAGLSGYDHPEYMSVVFKRELGQTPGQYRTQNVKGASRRFR
- a CDS encoding VanZ family protein, whose translation is MAVLWASSIFITSCYVIRPHEFFAMLQDWGVVDGSRMEEFKVFWGIWWFTIVKGWHFTEFALLTFFVAWGLRAGWPKLGQGSVLLAMLVAITYAATDEWHQTFVPDRYGTVTDVLIDSLGGLTAGAILIVRFRQTVPRESS
- a CDS encoding SGNH/GDSL hydrolase family protein, with translation MQKLLFAATALVLFASSPLLAQQKTGVWAIEPDPSLPNVLILGDSISIGYTLKVRQALAGKANVFRPHTADGTKAENCSGTTKGVEAVDRWLGDRQWDVIHFNWGLHDLKHVTEPGGNKVSSKANDPLQATVDQYTKNLEQIVQKLEATDATLIFATTTPVPPGTSGVLREPESPPKYNAAAIKIMRDHDIQVNDLFSFCQDRLDEIQRPKNVHFTDQGSQELAEQVTAVIEKALHEKSMK
- a CDS encoding glycerophosphodiester phosphodiesterase, encoding MAASFVSAEEKPFHIQAHRGAGIAMPENTLEAFEYTWSIGVTPEADLRTTAEGEIVCFHDANLNRVVSNVSDAEKKTSVEKLPTDQVLALEVGSFRGQQYQGQKVPTLESVFAAMQGHPERLLYLDIKTADQGQLVKLIDKYGVTSQVIYTTTHHNLIQEWAKRVPGSLTLLWNGGSEEKLRQKMAEVRAADFEGITHLQIHVRVGDLASDDPFTPSTKFLKQIGAELKEKGIVFQVLPWECQDQKAYVRLLDLGVESFATDYPEVTVEAVKEFRTR